A window from Lactiplantibacillus pentosus encodes these proteins:
- a CDS encoding 3'-5' exoribonuclease YhaM family protein, giving the protein MAKKLFDYQLDETVDGYFLLKDSEVRIAKNGKKFLAINFQDTSGEISGKFWDASDTDVENFQAGRIVHLKGKRENYQGNPQIKIQQMRLTHAGEPQEVQQFVEHAPIKTDTMADEINQFVFGITEPNWNRIVRHMLTEFHDKFFSYPAAKKNHHAFAGGLAYHTLSILKLAKAVADQYPHVNRALLYAGAILHDMGKTIEMSGPVSTTYTLAGNLVGHIVLIDEQIVETCQQLKIDEQSESVLVLRHTILAHHGLLEYGSPVRPHIMEAEILHDLDELDASIQMMQTSIGHAEPGTYTERIFAMDGRNFYRPTGDKTKGDLSEDND; this is encoded by the coding sequence ATGGCAAAAAAATTATTTGACTATCAATTGGATGAAACAGTGGACGGCTATTTTTTGCTCAAAGATTCGGAAGTACGCATTGCCAAGAATGGTAAAAAGTTTTTAGCCATTAATTTCCAAGATACCTCGGGTGAAATTTCCGGAAAATTCTGGGATGCCAGTGATACCGACGTTGAGAATTTTCAAGCGGGGCGGATCGTGCACCTCAAAGGGAAACGCGAAAACTACCAGGGTAATCCACAAATTAAAATTCAACAGATGCGGCTGACCCATGCCGGCGAACCGCAAGAAGTGCAACAATTCGTCGAACATGCACCAATCAAAACGGACACGATGGCGGATGAAATCAACCAGTTCGTCTTTGGCATCACCGAGCCCAACTGGAATCGAATCGTGCGGCACATGTTGACTGAATTTCACGATAAATTCTTTAGTTATCCGGCAGCCAAGAAGAACCACCACGCCTTTGCTGGTGGCTTGGCGTACCATACACTTTCAATTTTGAAGCTGGCGAAGGCCGTTGCCGACCAGTATCCACACGTTAACCGGGCTTTGCTATACGCGGGTGCGATTCTGCATGACATGGGTAAAACGATTGAAATGTCAGGCCCCGTTTCCACGACCTATACGCTGGCCGGCAACTTGGTTGGGCACATCGTGTTGATTGATGAACAAATCGTTGAGACGTGCCAGCAACTCAAAATTGATGAGCAATCAGAATCCGTACTGGTCTTACGCCACACGATTTTGGCCCATCACGGGTTATTGGAATACGGCTCACCCGTACGACCGCATATTATGGAAGCTGAAATCCTCCACGACTTAGACGAATTAGACGCCTCAATTCAAATGATGCAAACGTCCATTGGCCACGCTGAACCGGGAACGTATACGGAACGCATCTTCGCAATGGATGGCCGTAATTTTTACCGGCCAACTGGCGACAAGACTAAGGGCGATTTGTCGGAAGATAATGACTGA
- a CDS encoding aminotransferase — protein MKIAGFGVEAWLNAHEREATTDISQSSIAALTMAEIAALDDQQAPQEFYQELGAARLDYGWIEGSPEFKQLVSTLYEHVPADNVLQTNGATGANHLAIYSLIEPGDHVIALYPSYQQLYDIPKSLGATVDYWHIHESADWLPDIEELQRLIRPNTKMILLNNAINPTGSLLDRALLEQVVAVAQSVGAYVLADEVYEPLDATPFVSIADLYDRGIAVNSLSKTYSVPGIRIGWTATPSQEVADIFRKYRDYTMISGGVINDQLAVRILRHRDKVRARNQELVARNLKILTNWVADEPRVDLIAPHSISVSCIKLNIPIDDETFCRELLKDTGVLLVPGSRFDIPGHARLGYCTDTTTLERGLALLGNYLRRFD, from the coding sequence ATGAAAATTGCTGGTTTTGGGGTGGAAGCTTGGCTGAACGCACATGAGCGTGAAGCGACCACCGATATTAGTCAAAGCTCGATTGCGGCCTTAACGATGGCTGAAATTGCCGCTTTGGACGACCAACAAGCACCACAGGAGTTTTACCAGGAGCTGGGGGCAGCGCGCCTGGATTATGGTTGGATCGAAGGTTCACCGGAATTCAAACAACTCGTCAGTACCTTATATGAACACGTCCCCGCGGACAACGTGTTACAAACTAACGGGGCAACCGGCGCCAATCATTTGGCCATTTACAGTCTGATTGAACCCGGCGACCACGTGATTGCGTTATACCCAAGCTACCAACAGCTATATGATATTCCCAAGTCGTTGGGTGCGACTGTCGATTATTGGCATATTCATGAATCAGCGGACTGGTTGCCAGATATTGAAGAATTGCAGCGCTTGATTCGACCTAATACCAAAATGATTTTGCTCAACAATGCGATTAATCCGACGGGGAGTTTATTGGACCGTGCACTCTTGGAACAAGTCGTGGCAGTGGCTCAGTCGGTTGGCGCTTACGTCTTAGCGGATGAAGTGTATGAACCGTTGGATGCGACGCCGTTTGTCTCCATCGCCGATTTGTATGACCGTGGTATCGCGGTCAATAGTCTGTCAAAGACTTATTCGGTACCCGGCATTCGCATCGGGTGGACCGCAACGCCTAGTCAGGAAGTGGCCGATATTTTTCGCAAGTACCGCGACTATACCATGATTTCAGGCGGCGTCATCAATGACCAGCTGGCGGTCCGAATCTTGCGTCATCGCGATAAGGTGCGCGCCCGCAATCAGGAACTAGTCGCACGGAACCTCAAAATCCTGACGAACTGGGTCGCTGATGAACCCCGGGTCGACTTGATTGCGCCACATAGTATTTCGGTATCGTGCATCAAGCTGAATATTCCAATTGATGATGAGACCTTTTGTCGTGAGTTGTTAAAAGATACCGGCGTTTTATTAGTACCTGGCTCACGTTTTGATATTCCCGGTCATGCCCGTTTGGGATATTGCACGGATACCACGACTTTGGAGCGGGGTTTGGCCTTGTTAGGCAATTATTTACGCCGATTCGATTAG
- a CDS encoding YlbF family regulator has product MAVNIYDTANQLEQELHQTKEFKELKVAYETMKTNDSAFSLFKDFQEIQMQLSQKQMNGEELTDEEVQKAHELADKVGNVDEIKSLMGKERNLNQLMNDLNQIITKPVQDLYQN; this is encoded by the coding sequence ATGGCCGTAAACATTTACGATACTGCGAACCAATTAGAACAAGAATTACATCAAACGAAGGAATTTAAGGAATTAAAGGTCGCTTATGAGACAATGAAGACCAACGACAGCGCCTTTTCACTGTTCAAGGATTTCCAAGAAATTCAGATGCAACTGTCACAAAAGCAAATGAACGGCGAAGAATTAACGGATGAAGAAGTCCAAAAAGCCCATGAGCTAGCTGACAAAGTTGGTAACGTTGACGAAATTAAGTCCTTAATGGGTAAAGAACGTAACTTGAACCAATTGATGAATGATTTGAACCAAATCATCACCAAGCCCGTTCAAGATTTATACCAGAACTAA
- a CDS encoding PBP1A family penicillin-binding protein, translated as MQNNGFWATIKDGLRVIGHWLAPYWRRFAAVVGYQWHRRQVTRWLIVLVLSVILVGSAYLTYEAKTAKVGNLQAELEKTTVIYDQDNKKAGSLYSQKGTYVHLSSISKNLQNAVISTEDRNFYKEHGFSIKGIGRAFVLYAMNKILGRDYISGGGSTLTQQLVKNAYLTQQQTFSRKFREIFLAIETENVYSKKQILTMYLNNAYFGHGVWGAEDASERYFGVHASELSVDQAATLARMLSSPSGYDPISHPKASTARRNVVLNNMVENGKLTKSEYNVYSKKTMALTNNYHYESGYNYPYYFDAVIDEAINKYGLSESDIMNRGYKIYTSLNQDDQTQMQDSFKNSALFPANADDGTKVQGASIAVDPSTGGVLAVVGGRGKHVFRGFNRATQIKRQPGSTIKPLAVYTPALQNGYTYDSKLSNKKQTFGANKYAPKNYDNVYSKSVPMYTALAQSMNIPAVWLLNKIGVNKGYQSVKKFGLPVTKSDDNLALALGGLTTGVSPEQMASAYTAFANNGKKTTAHFITKIVDASGNVIVDNTKTKTKRLMSASVAKEMTSMMLGTYNSGTGATAKPYGYSVAGKTGSTQADYSTGSGTKDQWMIAYTPDIVMTTWIGFDTTNSTHYLKSLSENQLSSLVKNELQNILPNTANTSFGTKDAATLATENDNNDSDSSDSGSSVWENVEKGANAVKNKAKDWFSKAKSLLGN; from the coding sequence ATGCAAAATAATGGTTTTTGGGCCACGATCAAAGACGGCTTGCGAGTCATTGGCCACTGGTTGGCACCATATTGGCGGCGATTTGCTGCTGTGGTAGGCTATCAGTGGCATCGCCGCCAAGTGACACGGTGGTTGATCGTACTCGTTTTGTCGGTCATCTTAGTTGGGAGTGCCTACTTAACTTATGAAGCAAAAACAGCCAAAGTTGGCAATTTGCAAGCCGAGTTAGAAAAGACAACGGTCATTTATGATCAGGACAACAAGAAGGCCGGGTCGCTGTATTCGCAAAAGGGGACCTACGTCCATTTGAGTAGTATTTCGAAGAACTTGCAAAATGCGGTGATTTCGACAGAAGACCGGAACTTTTATAAGGAACATGGTTTCTCAATTAAAGGGATTGGCCGTGCGTTTGTCTTGTATGCCATGAATAAGATTTTGGGCCGCGACTACATCAGTGGTGGTGGGAGTACCTTGACGCAACAATTGGTCAAGAATGCCTACCTAACGCAACAGCAGACCTTTTCACGGAAGTTCCGTGAAATCTTCTTAGCGATTGAGACTGAAAATGTCTATTCTAAGAAGCAAATTTTAACGATGTATCTGAATAACGCTTACTTTGGCCACGGGGTCTGGGGCGCTGAAGACGCATCGGAACGTTACTTTGGCGTGCACGCCTCTGAATTGTCGGTCGACCAAGCTGCAACGCTGGCCAGGATGCTGAGTTCGCCAAGCGGCTATGACCCAATCAGTCATCCGAAGGCGTCAACGGCGCGGCGAAACGTGGTTCTGAATAATATGGTCGAGAATGGCAAATTGACCAAATCAGAATATAACGTCTATTCGAAAAAGACGATGGCATTGACCAATAATTATCATTATGAAAGTGGCTATAATTATCCGTATTACTTCGATGCGGTCATCGATGAAGCCATTAATAAGTATGGGTTGTCGGAATCGGACATTATGAATCGGGGTTATAAGATTTATACGTCATTGAATCAAGATGACCAGACTCAGATGCAGGATTCGTTTAAGAACTCGGCCTTGTTCCCGGCGAATGCGGACGATGGGACTAAGGTCCAAGGTGCTTCGATTGCGGTCGATCCCTCCACTGGTGGGGTTCTTGCGGTCGTTGGTGGTCGCGGTAAGCACGTCTTCCGTGGCTTCAACCGGGCAACGCAAATCAAACGGCAACCGGGTTCGACGATCAAACCGCTCGCGGTATATACGCCGGCCTTACAAAATGGCTACACCTATGATTCGAAACTTTCTAATAAGAAGCAGACGTTTGGTGCTAACAAATATGCGCCGAAGAACTATGACAATGTTTATAGTAAGTCGGTGCCGATGTACACGGCGCTTGCTCAAAGTATGAATATTCCGGCGGTCTGGCTCTTGAATAAGATTGGGGTCAATAAGGGTTACCAGTCCGTCAAGAAGTTCGGGTTACCCGTTACGAAATCTGATGACAACTTGGCACTGGCCCTCGGTGGTTTGACGACCGGGGTCTCACCAGAACAGATGGCGAGTGCCTACACGGCGTTTGCGAATAATGGGAAGAAGACCACCGCCCATTTTATTACCAAAATTGTTGACGCCAGCGGTAATGTGATTGTCGATAATACGAAGACTAAGACCAAACGGCTGATGTCTGCCAGTGTCGCCAAAGAGATGACGAGTATGATGCTCGGCACCTACAATAGCGGGACTGGGGCGACCGCCAAGCCATACGGGTATTCGGTGGCTGGTAAGACTGGTAGTACCCAGGCCGATTATAGCACCGGTTCCGGAACTAAAGACCAGTGGATGATCGCCTATACGCCCGATATTGTCATGACCACTTGGATTGGGTTTGATACGACCAACAGTACCCATTATCTGAAGAGCTTGTCCGAAAACCAGCTGTCATCGTTAGTGAAGAATGAATTGCAAAACATTCTGCCGAATACGGCTAATACCAGTTTTGGAACTAAAGACGCGGCCACCTTGGCAACTGAAAATGATAATAATGATTCAGACAGTTCTGACAGTGGTTCTTCTGTTTGGGAAAACGTCGAGAAGGGCGCTAATGCCGTCAAAAATAAGGCGAAGGACTGGTTCTCGAAGGCCAAGAGCTTACTCGGTAACTAG
- the argR gene encoding arginine repressor, whose amino-acid sequence MKKSERQAVIAQLITEYPIATQEELMAKLKAEGIAATQATISRDIREMQIVKTPDEHGQTRYAIFKANNKNEQDRLFETLHDVVTSIDRVEFMNIIHTLPSNGNLLAAIIDDLNLPEVSGTLAGHDTIFVVSPNTTVAKQLYDSFASHVSNED is encoded by the coding sequence ATGAAAAAGTCTGAGCGTCAAGCAGTTATTGCGCAACTAATTACTGAATATCCAATTGCCACCCAGGAAGAATTGATGGCCAAGCTCAAGGCGGAGGGTATCGCTGCCACGCAAGCGACGATTTCGCGGGATATCCGGGAGATGCAAATCGTCAAGACCCCGGATGAGCACGGCCAGACGCGCTATGCGATTTTTAAGGCAAACAATAAAAATGAACAAGACCGCTTGTTTGAAACCTTACATGACGTGGTGACGAGCATTGATCGGGTCGAATTTATGAATATTATTCATACGCTGCCTAGCAATGGGAACTTGCTGGCAGCCATCATCGATGATTTAAATCTACCCGAAGTGAGCGGGACGCTAGCCGGTCATGATACGATTTTTGTCGTCAGTCCGAACACAACGGTCGCCAAGCAACTCTACGATTCATTTGCCAGTCACGTATCCAATGAGGACTAG
- a CDS encoding S41 family peptidase, which translates to MKRKLFRVIGTLLACMGVMMLTTSQRLSPHFDARPVIAAMTRRGIINDRASWQTIRAQTDDGRQITSITQLSHLLQRANRHSFAVSNIQQVEHHQLPRLVTEHRLKFINVPGFFSQRRAIQKQYWQRLQALLKQTSPASQLILNFASNTGGLAEPMIAGLAAIIPDGTLYTGLDNHGRAFPRTLHHGHLSDSLGQESLTFQPPKRLYFKHITVIVGEQTASAAEITLMALKRNPHVILVGHPTAGYTSLNSGVYLNTGAAAVLTIGTLKSTVKIHGQQLFNNQPLIPDVTTLYQPLAPAQTGHHRQSAHLDPDFISELQTIARSNDS; encoded by the coding sequence ATGAAACGTAAACTTTTCCGGGTTATTGGGACCCTACTAGCTTGTATGGGCGTTATGATGCTAACCACCAGTCAACGCTTGTCGCCCCACTTTGACGCCCGACCCGTAATCGCTGCGATGACGCGTCGGGGGATCATCAATGACCGAGCGAGTTGGCAAACCATCCGCGCACAAACTGACGACGGACGCCAAATTACCTCGATCACACAATTGAGCCACTTGCTTCAACGCGCAAATCGGCATTCGTTCGCTGTTAGCAACATCCAGCAGGTCGAGCACCATCAATTACCGCGTCTCGTCACGGAGCATCGATTGAAATTCATCAACGTGCCGGGCTTCTTTAGTCAGCGTCGAGCCATCCAAAAACAATATTGGCAACGCCTACAAGCCCTGCTAAAACAAACCAGTCCCGCATCTCAACTAATTTTGAACTTTGCCAGCAATACGGGTGGCCTTGCAGAACCGATGATTGCCGGTTTGGCCGCGATCATCCCCGATGGCACGCTCTACACCGGTCTCGACAATCACGGCCGAGCCTTTCCACGAACCCTGCACCACGGGCACCTATCTGATAGTTTAGGACAAGAATCTCTGACGTTCCAACCTCCTAAACGGCTCTATTTTAAACACATTACCGTCATTGTCGGCGAACAGACCGCCAGCGCCGCGGAAATCACGCTTATGGCGCTGAAACGTAACCCTCACGTGATATTAGTCGGACATCCGACTGCCGGCTATACGAGTCTGAATAGTGGCGTCTACCTGAATACCGGGGCCGCTGCCGTTTTGACGATTGGCACCCTCAAGTCGACCGTCAAAATTCACGGTCAGCAATTGTTTAACAATCAGCCCCTCATCCCCGATGTGACCACGCTTTACCAGCCACTCGCCCCTGCGCAGACTGGCCATCACCGGCAGTCAGCGCATTTGGATCCGGATTTCATCTCGGAACTACAAACGATCGCTCGCTCCAACGACAGCTAG
- a CDS encoding LysR family transcriptional regulator: MPKTDSSEMRRFLDVLLKHGNFTRAARDLYISQPYLTQSIRNVEKTLGVKIINRDVSPLRLTPAGRTYYQYLTALENDKAAFTKQLRQYTHADQVVLRLGILPSLGNYLLPLFLPAFLKAHPTTKIELTEDILARNEQRVLRGELDFLIGQNPETIAPGLDSFDRGRDGYYAIIPNTVTWYQPHQAYLNPGALTTQDLLQAPLVLSPHGSSIRRQVDYLLQKYNVSPNIVIESTSTATITKLATAGLGVTFLPDSVHTRPDPERYNILPLPQDLLSLNYFIAYPSGHQLNKVEKDLVTIFLTQLEADLAQSSTIP, from the coding sequence TTGCCAAAAACTGACTCCAGCGAGATGCGCCGCTTTTTGGACGTCCTCTTAAAACATGGCAACTTTACCCGGGCTGCCCGCGACCTATACATCTCTCAGCCTTATCTGACTCAAAGTATTCGAAACGTTGAAAAAACACTCGGTGTCAAAATCATCAACCGTGATGTCAGTCCACTTCGACTAACGCCAGCCGGTCGGACCTACTACCAGTATTTGACGGCGTTGGAAAATGACAAGGCCGCTTTTACCAAGCAACTACGCCAATATACGCATGCAGACCAAGTCGTGCTACGATTGGGCATCTTACCTAGTTTGGGCAACTACTTGCTGCCGTTGTTTTTACCCGCTTTTCTGAAGGCGCACCCCACCACGAAGATTGAATTAACCGAGGATATTTTGGCCCGCAACGAGCAACGGGTGTTACGGGGTGAACTCGACTTTTTGATTGGCCAAAATCCAGAGACGATCGCCCCCGGTTTAGATAGCTTCGACCGCGGCCGCGATGGCTATTACGCCATTATTCCCAACACGGTCACTTGGTATCAACCGCATCAGGCCTATTTAAATCCCGGTGCACTCACCACCCAGGACTTGCTACAAGCCCCACTTGTGCTCTCGCCCCACGGTTCTTCAATTCGGCGCCAAGTTGATTATTTGCTGCAAAAATACAACGTGTCGCCCAATATCGTCATTGAAAGCACCAGTACGGCCACCATCACGAAGCTCGCCACAGCTGGACTGGGCGTGACATTTCTCCCAGACAGCGTGCACACCCGTCCGGACCCCGAACGTTACAATATACTGCCACTACCGCAAGACTTGCTGTCACTGAATTACTTTATCGCATACCCATCAGGCCACCAGCTCAACAAGGTGGAAAAAGACTTGGTCACGATATTCTTAACACAACTCGAAGCGGACTTGGCGCAGTCGTCGACGATTCCATAG
- a CDS encoding metallophosphoesterase family protein gives MKFLHAADLHLDTPFQGLSGVTPALQERLVTAPLRALTHLVDLAIAEKVDFVLLVGDLFDQQGQSVQVQAALMTALERLNDAQIPVLLSFGNHDFQTDLSRWHFPANVHVFDATVTTVTLTTRAQERVAVSGFSYSQRWVTTDVSADYPTKDATVDYQIGTLHGQTGTAGDHYAPFNVTELLSKHYDYWALGHIHQRQTLNQQPPIVYSGNLQGRHRGETGPKGCLIVTSQADGQLQPSFHALTEIEWMDWTPTLDAKTPLSRAALQQQLTDQLMAAMTTGLKLVTIVLPATLQLNAQAELALNQGALLAQLQSHVGEHWWPVGITQQAAPAVAPLFGINATTWQRVGQDVVTDEQVATLAGKLLDEDFLNTALLESTTPADWQQRVARLLNDQYHLTTGGTDDAD, from the coding sequence ATGAAATTTTTACACGCGGCAGATTTACATTTAGATACCCCGTTTCAAGGATTAAGCGGGGTCACGCCCGCATTACAGGAGCGGTTGGTCACAGCACCGTTGCGCGCCTTGACGCACTTAGTTGATTTAGCCATTGCCGAAAAGGTCGACTTTGTGTTGTTGGTCGGAGACTTATTTGATCAACAAGGCCAGAGTGTGCAGGTCCAAGCAGCGCTGATGACGGCTTTAGAACGACTTAACGACGCACAGATTCCGGTCCTGCTTTCCTTTGGGAACCATGATTTTCAGACGGACTTGTCACGCTGGCATTTTCCAGCTAACGTGCACGTCTTTGATGCAACGGTTACCACGGTGACTCTGACGACGCGGGCTCAAGAACGGGTCGCGGTCAGCGGCTTTAGCTATTCACAGCGCTGGGTAACGACCGACGTCAGCGCCGACTACCCGACTAAGGACGCCACCGTTGATTACCAGATTGGGACCTTGCATGGTCAAACCGGGACGGCGGGGGACCATTATGCGCCATTTAACGTCACGGAATTACTGTCAAAACACTACGATTACTGGGCACTTGGACACATTCATCAACGTCAAACGCTGAATCAGCAGCCCCCAATCGTGTATTCGGGGAATTTGCAAGGCCGCCATCGCGGTGAGACCGGGCCCAAGGGGTGTTTGATCGTGACGAGTCAGGCGGATGGACAGCTGCAACCCAGCTTTCATGCGCTTACTGAGATTGAATGGATGGATTGGACACCGACGTTGGATGCCAAGACACCGCTTAGTCGGGCCGCACTGCAGCAACAATTGACCGATCAACTGATGGCGGCGATGACGACTGGTTTAAAATTGGTGACGATCGTGCTACCAGCGACACTTCAATTGAATGCACAAGCTGAATTGGCTTTGAATCAAGGTGCTTTATTGGCCCAACTCCAATCGCATGTCGGTGAACATTGGTGGCCAGTCGGGATTACCCAACAAGCAGCACCAGCCGTCGCGCCATTGTTTGGTATCAACGCGACGACTTGGCAACGGGTTGGCCAGGATGTCGTCACTGACGAGCAGGTCGCCACACTCGCTGGCAAGTTATTAGACGAAGATTTCTTGAATACGGCGTTATTAGAGTCCACGACGCCTGCTGATTGGCAACAACGGGTCGCGCGACTACTGAACGACCAATATCACTTAACGACGGGAGGAACGGATGATGCAGATTAA
- a CDS encoding ATP-binding protein, producing MMQIKRLDIAGFGKFQQRQFTFGDGLQVIYGLNESGKSTLRAFILGMLFGFPSRRHPLERYEPQGTSQYGGSIDLLVDGTTYRLTRLGEQPATLTNLTTQAPQPLALLEKWLAPYDRDQYLRLFTFNQAELTALKTLRASDLNVQLQQVGLVGSAPWRETAATLRADAEALYKPRGRKPELNQALQRYHLLNEQVKTAKQRYPEYEGLQNQLAALQTQQAQVNRQLSDLEHQQQQLANLRNQWPVYQQLTALQTSQPTITLDAATVATYRKLSQQRTDLQHTLASARQQLSQQPVDTQSQGLVGFYVQHQAQFDQLSAQLPTLQQAVGQYQALTQQAATAKADFQAQSNAHPELLGCLSPHKQAAIATLKATLAATANTRTQRTPSPSTSSLDWRLIAGGVAVVAGIGLPLGGFKWVLMLIGVGLLGWFGLEHASSSAQTSGQTAADQLSEQLVAAGLAPDLTASDALQQLDLVGSLQRAQAAVTNADQALAAQATKLWHDIQAYQFARDWLPVDEQHLAESVTRIADFYDHVHQVMQQQTMAGPDFAFAQRQVQQLTTQVRAVTEQLQQLATTHGLADIDALTQAVADQETQAANATSAQQLAQQLSAAELAALQQYASLDDLQAAILKLRQQRSQIDQQQTQLAADIVTAQTQLQHLTEDGRYATLRQQQANLQTEITVMARQWLTRQLGANWIDASLEALTQQQLPTVLAAATTIFAQLTAQRYNKIDLEGDEMVVKTSDTSFMVAALSTATKEQLYLALRLALIDHLAEQAQLPLMIDDGFVNFDDQRKRAAWQTLATVARQHQVLYFTNETAALTQLPTATVQQLT from the coding sequence ATGATGCAGATTAAACGGCTCGATATTGCCGGTTTCGGCAAGTTCCAACAACGTCAATTTACCTTTGGCGACGGTCTGCAAGTGATTTATGGCTTGAATGAGAGTGGTAAGTCCACCTTACGCGCGTTTATTTTGGGGATGTTATTCGGTTTTCCATCACGACGGCATCCGCTGGAACGCTACGAACCCCAGGGTACGAGCCAATATGGCGGTTCGATTGACCTGCTTGTTGATGGCACGACTTATCGTCTGACGCGGTTGGGTGAACAGCCAGCTACTTTGACGAATTTAACGACCCAGGCCCCCCAACCGCTGGCGCTGCTAGAGAAGTGGTTGGCGCCCTATGACCGTGACCAATACTTACGCTTATTTACTTTTAATCAAGCTGAATTGACGGCACTTAAGACATTGCGCGCCAGTGATTTGAACGTGCAACTCCAACAAGTTGGGCTGGTGGGTAGTGCGCCATGGCGCGAAACGGCGGCAACCTTGCGTGCGGATGCAGAAGCGTTATACAAGCCACGGGGCCGTAAACCAGAGTTAAATCAAGCGTTGCAGCGCTACCATTTGTTAAACGAGCAGGTGAAAACGGCTAAACAACGTTATCCCGAATATGAGGGCTTACAAAATCAATTAGCCGCGTTGCAAACGCAACAGGCGCAGGTCAACCGCCAATTATCAGACCTTGAACATCAGCAACAGCAACTGGCTAATTTACGCAATCAATGGCCGGTGTATCAGCAATTAACCGCATTACAAACGAGTCAGCCGACCATCACCCTTGATGCGGCGACGGTGGCAACTTATCGCAAACTGAGCCAGCAACGGACTGACTTACAACACACCTTAGCGAGTGCGCGGCAACAGTTGAGCCAACAACCTGTCGATACGCAATCACAGGGATTAGTCGGATTCTACGTGCAACATCAAGCGCAGTTTGATCAACTTTCAGCGCAATTGCCGACCCTGCAACAGGCAGTTGGCCAGTATCAGGCGCTCACGCAACAGGCGGCGACAGCCAAAGCCGATTTTCAAGCACAAAGCAATGCTCATCCCGAGCTACTCGGGTGTTTGTCACCTCACAAGCAGGCGGCGATTGCGACGCTGAAGGCCACGCTGGCGGCCACGGCGAATACGCGAACGCAACGGACACCAAGTCCTTCGACGTCATCGCTTGACTGGCGCTTGATTGCCGGGGGCGTCGCGGTCGTTGCCGGCATCGGGTTGCCGCTGGGTGGCTTCAAATGGGTCCTCATGCTGATTGGGGTCGGCCTACTGGGCTGGTTCGGACTAGAGCACGCTTCATCTTCAGCACAAACTTCTGGGCAAACGGCGGCAGACCAATTGTCCGAGCAGTTGGTAGCGGCTGGATTGGCACCGGATTTAACGGCCAGTGATGCTTTGCAACAGCTGGACTTAGTGGGGTCACTGCAACGTGCACAGGCCGCCGTTACGAATGCTGACCAAGCCTTGGCAGCGCAGGCCACCAAGTTGTGGCACGATATTCAAGCGTATCAATTTGCGCGGGACTGGTTACCAGTTGACGAACAGCACCTAGCAGAAAGTGTCACGCGAATCGCGGATTTTTACGATCATGTGCACCAGGTGATGCAGCAACAAACGATGGCGGGCCCAGATTTTGCTTTTGCCCAACGACAAGTTCAGCAGCTGACGACTCAGGTGCGGGCAGTGACCGAACAATTGCAACAATTGGCGACGACTCATGGATTAGCGGATATCGACGCGTTAACGCAAGCGGTTGCTGACCAAGAGACGCAGGCGGCTAATGCGACCAGTGCTCAGCAGTTGGCCCAACAGTTGTCAGCGGCCGAACTGGCAGCGTTGCAACAATATGCAAGTTTGGACGATTTGCAAGCCGCCATTCTCAAATTGCGGCAGCAACGGTCCCAGATCGATCAACAACAGACCCAATTAGCAGCCGATATTGTGACCGCCCAGACTCAGCTGCAGCATTTGACGGAAGATGGTCGCTACGCAACTTTGCGGCAACAACAAGCCAACCTACAGACCGAGATTACGGTGATGGCCCGTCAATGGTTGACGCGGCAACTGGGAGCCAACTGGATCGACGCCTCATTAGAAGCGTTGACTCAGCAACAATTACCGACCGTTTTAGCTGCAGCGACCACCATTTTCGCGCAACTCACGGCACAGCGGTATAATAAGATTGACTTAGAGGGTGATGAAATGGTCGTCAAAACCAGTGACACGTCCTTCATGGTTGCTGCGTTGTCAACGGCCACTAAGGAACAGCTATATTTAGCGTTGCGACTGGCTTTGATTGACCATCTCGCAGAACAAGCTCAATTGCCGCTGATGATTGATGACGGCTTCGTTAATTTCGATGATCAGCGCAAACGGGCGGCTTGGCAGACCTTGGCCACCGTCGCGCGCCAGCATCAAGTGTTATACTTTACTAATGAGACGGCGGCTTTAACACAGCTGCCAACCGCGACCGTGCAGCAGTTAACCTAA